One stretch of Arachis duranensis cultivar V14167 chromosome 1, aradu.V14167.gnm2.J7QH, whole genome shotgun sequence DNA includes these proteins:
- the LOC107471855 gene encoding protein STRICTOSIDINE SYNTHASE-LIKE 11, giving the protein MVMGILTSLILLFFTCFPSAAYLLNQLQLPNPLRGPESLAFDRNGGGPYVGSSDGRIFKYVATGPRNGSFVEYGYSSPTRNKTVCDGLTDFSDLQTTCGRPLGLGFNHQTNELYVADAYFGLVKIGPNGGPPIQLVDAVQGTPLRFTDALDVDPETGIVYFAQSSANFQIRNLTALINSRDSSGSLFRYDPSTNQTTELLRGLAFAAGVAVSSDGSFVLVTEFSGRRIQRFWLKGQRANTSDIFARIPGSPDNIKRNPRNQFWVAVNNPLGPPPPPLPPFMASGIRISDSGIPLQIVPLVDEYRTQAVSEVQEFNGTLYGGSLFASYAVVFTP; this is encoded by the exons ATGGTGATGGGTATCTTAACAAGTTTGATCCTCCTATTTTTCACGTGTTTCCCATCAGCAGCCTATTTACTCAACCAACTCCAGCTACCAAATCCGTTGAGAGGCCCCGAGTCCCTCGCATTTGATCGAAATGGCGGAGGGCCTTATGTTGGTTCTTCTGATGGAAGGATTTTTAAATATGTAGCTACCGGACCACGAAATGGTAGTTTTGTGGAATATGGTTACTCTTCGCCGACGAGGAACAAGACAGTATGTGATGGCCTTACTGACTTCTCAGACCTCCAAACAACCTGTGGGAGGCCTTTGGGGTTGGGTTTCAATCATCAGACAAACGAATTGTATGTTGCTGATGCCTATTTTGGTTTGGTCAAGATTGGTCCCAATGGAGGGCCTCCAATCCAGCTTGTTGATGCTGTACAAGGCACTCCTCTTCGCTTTACAGACGCCTTGGACGTCGACCCTGAAACTGGAATCGTTTATTTTGCACAGTCTAGTGCAAATTTTCAGATCAG AAATTTGACAGCATTGATAAACAGCAGAGATAGTTCTGGAAGCCTATTCAGATATGACCCAAGCACCAACCAAACCACGGAGTTGCTCCGTGGTCTTGCTTTTGCAGCCGGCGTGGCAGTAAGCAGTGATGGATCATTTGTCCTTGTTACTGAATTCTCGGGAAGAAGAATACAGCGATTCTGGCTCAAAGGACAAAGAGCAAACACATCGGATATATTTGCGCGAATTCCGGGAAGCCCAGATAACATCAAGAGGAACCCCAGGAACCAGTTTTGGGTGGCAGTTAACAATCCCTTAGGACCACCTCCACCTCCACTGCCTCCTTTTATGGCCTCAGGAATCAGAATCAGCGATTCCGGGATTCCTTTACAGATTGTGCCTCTTGTAGATGAATATCGTACACAAGCAGTCAGTGAAGTTCAAGAGTTTAATGGGACGCTCTATGGAGGATCCCTCTTTGCTTCCTATGCTGTCGTTTTTACACCCTAA
- the LOC107469133 gene encoding phenylalanine--tRNA ligase beta subunit, cytoplasmic — MPTISVGRDRLFAALGRTYTQEEFEDLCFSFGIELDDVTTEKAIVRKEKHLEAEEDADEDEEVIYKIEVPANRYDLLCLEGLAQALRVFCECQQIPTYKLADVSKDAMLKMHVKPETSQIRPYIVCAVLRGITFDKARYNSFIDLQDKLHQNICRRRTLVAIGTHDLDTLKGPFTYEALPPSSVNFTPLKQERSFRADELMEFYKSDLKLKKFLHIIEDSPVFPVIYDRNRTVLSLPPIINGAHSAITLETKNVFIECTATDLTKAKIVLNTMVTTFSEYCANKFVIEPVEVVYPDGKSHIYPDLSIYNMEVSLPYINGLIGVSLEAEEVTKLLNRMQLHAKQSTSDNKQAKFVVSVPPTRSDILHPCDVMEDVAIAYGFNAIKDKAIVDNKGSKRLAASLKLLPLNELSDLIRKEVAMVGFTEVLTFILCSKKENFAMLNRKDDTSKAVIIGNPRSSDFEAVRTSLMPGILKTVAHNKDHPKPIKIFEVGDISVLDDNNDVGAKNLRQLAALYCGANAGFEVVHGLVDRVMEKNGVPFVSSGDKSGYYIERSDEPEFLAGRQARIIYKGKHIGTFGIVHPEVLNNFDIPDPCSFVELNIESLL, encoded by the exons ATGCCTACCATCAGTGTGGGGCGGGATCGCCTGTTTGCGGCTCTAGGAAGAACCTACA CGCAAGAGGAATTCGAAGACTTGTGCTTCAGCTTTGGGATCGAGCTGGATGACGTC ACCACGGAGAAGGCGATTGTGAGGAAAGAGAAGCATTTGGAAGCAGAAGAAGATGCTGACGAGGATGAAGAAGTTATCTACAAAATTGAAGTTCCCGCCAATAG ATATGATTTGTTGTGCCTTGAAGGGCTTGCACAGGCCCTTCGAGTATTCTGTGAGTGTCAGCAGATCCCCACTTACAAATTGGCAGATGTTAGTAAAGATGCAATGCTCAAAATGCATGTTAAGCCTGAG ACATCTCAGATTCGTCCATACATTGTGTGTGCCGTGTTAAGAGGTATTACTTTTGATAAAGCAAGATACAACAGCTTTATCGATCTCCAAGACAAGCTTCACCAAAACATTTGTAG GAGAAGAACCCTTGTTGCTATTGGCACTCATGATCTGGATACATTGAAAGGACCTTTCACCTATGAG GCTTTACCACCGTCAAGTGTAAATTTTACCCCGCTGAAGcag GAAAGGAGCTTCAGGGCTGATGAGCTGATGGAGTTCTACAAA TCAGATTTGAAGCTGAAGAAATTCTTGCATATAATTGAGGACTCCCCTGTTTTTCCTGTTATATATGACCGTAACAG AACTGTTTTATCTTTGCCTCCAATTATCAACGGTGCACATTCGGCCATCACTCTGGAGACAAAGAATGTATTTATTGAATGTACTGCTACTGACTTAACAAAGGCAAAGATTGTTTTAAACACAATG GTCACAACCTTCTCGGAATATTGTGCAAATAAGTTTGTCATTGAACCAGTAGAAGTGGTCTATCCTGATGGAAAGTCACATATATACCCCGACTTATCCATCTATAATATGGAGGTTTCTCTACCTTACATCAATGGATTAATTGGGGTATCCTTGGAAGCAGAAGAG gTCACTAAGCTCTTAAATAGGATGCAATTGCATGCCAAACAGTCTACATCTGATAATAAGCAGGCTAAATTTGTTGTATCTGTACCCCCTACTAGAAGTGATATTCTTCACCCGTGTGATGTTATGGAG GATGTTGCAATTGCTTATGGATTCAATGCTATCAAGGATAAAGCAATAGTAGATAATAAGGGCTCAAAGAGATTGGCTGCTTCATTGAAGCTACTTCCTCTGAATGAGCTTAGTGATCTGATCAGAAAAGAG GTGGCAATGGTTGGGTTCACAGAGGTCTTGACatttatactttgctcgaaaAAGGAAAACTTTGCCATGCTAAACCGCAAAGATGATACATCAAAAGCAGTTATCATTGGAAACCCTAGGTCTTCAGACTTTGAG GCTGTACGGACCAGTCTTATGCCTGGCATCTTGAAAACTGTGGCTCATAACAAGGATCATCCAAAGCCCATAAAG ATTTTTGAAGTAGGGGATATATCAGTTTTAGATGACAACAATGACGTTGGTGCAAAAAATCTTCGCCAACTTGCTGCACTATACTGCGGTGCTAATGCAGGATTTGAG GTTGTTCATGGTTTGGTGGACAGAGTAATGGAAAAGAATGGGGTTCCCTTTGTTTCATCCGGTGATAAATCAGGTTACTATATTGAGCGATCAGAT GAGCCTGAGTTTCTTGCGGGTAGACAAGCTAGAATCATTTACAAGGGAAAGCACATTGGCACTTTTGGCATTGTCCACCCGGAG GTATTGAACAATTTTGACATTCCTGATCCGTGCTCCTTTGTTGAACTTAACATTGAAAGCCTATTATAA